The Triticum aestivum cultivar Chinese Spring chromosome 4B, IWGSC CS RefSeq v2.1, whole genome shotgun sequence sequence TCACAGGTGGCTGCTGGAACCTCTATCGTAATTTTTTGTTTAATTGTGTTTTTACCAAGCCATGTGCTGAATCTATATGGTAATTTTCAAATAGAAAGGCTAGTGGATGGAGTAAATGTACATCCTCGAACGATATGCGAACTCACAATTATGCAATTCAGAGTATCTCAGGAACCAACTGCTACTTATAAAGGACGAGCAAGCATGGACAGTATTGATTGACAAGAACATCCAGGTTAAATTATGCAATCCTACGGCACTTTGAGTTTATGGAGTAACTTGTGCTGGTGCATAAAACCTAATCTGGTAGCAGGGTCAGATGTCCTCCCTCTGGCAGCTGGCTGGCTCATGTCACCAGAAACAGCACTGCCTGGCTCAAACATTTGCAGAAATCCTAAAAACAAATGAGACCAATCCAAGAGCTAACCCTCGTTGACATTTATTTATAGAAGAAACTCCGCGAGCACCACGCGTTCAAGCTGGGACTTGAACTCGGGTGGGCTGGCACCGGTGGATTGATCAGCAAGGAACAAAGGTTGCATTTTGTGTGGAAGGGGAGAGGCCCCCCGAATTCCCGCAGCAACAGCAACACTTTCCAGCCACCAACTGATGCCAGAGTTTTTAAATGCCAGGGAAAAGGCCAGCAAATGAGGCAGGCTCACACCCAACTAACTCTGTCTCAAATCTCTCGCCTCAGAACATGCGGCAACGCCTTCCAATCATAAATGCACCCCATCCCATCCCCACCCCTGCCCCTCGCAACCGTAATAacctccctcctcccctacaaATAGCCTCCCAACCAAGGCCAGCACAGCACAGCACACCACAGCACGGCACAGAGCAATAGCCATAGCCAGCAGCAATGGAGATAGAGTCAGTCAAGTGTGAGTGCTGTGGCCTGAGGGAGGACTGCACCCAGGACTACATTGCGAGCGTGAGAGGCAGCTTCTACGGCCAGTGGCTGTGCGGGCTGTGCTGCGAGGCCGTCAGGGACGAGGCCGGCAGGAAGAAGCAGGCGCACCCGGGCGTGGAGGAGGCCGTGAGGGCGCACATGGCCTTCTGCAAGAAGTTCAAGTCCAACCCCGCCGTCCGGGTGGCCGACGGCATGCGTCAGATGCTCCGGCGGCGGTCCGGCGACTTGTCCAAGCCgccgggctcctcctcctcctccagcaagTACGGCACTGCGCAGGTCGGAGATGATTCATCCGTGTCGCTATATTGAGGAGCACACCATTAATTCTATGGCTTGTAGACCGTCCTTCTAGTGCTTTTCTCAGGCTTGAATCTCCTGTTTCTTTTGTCATTTTTGGCATATATTCTTATGATGGCAAGAATTTAGAATGTACAGAAAGTCGTAAATTTCTTCGAAATGGATGCTAATAGATAGTGCTTGGCTTTGAAATGAGACTGCCTTCTTTTTGTTCGTTTTAACAGAAGCAATCATGAGTTGCCAACATATACTAATACTACTTAGATGAGCTAATTGGTTTCTTGTTGCAACCTAACAAAGACAAAGAGGAGGTTAGCATGCATGTGCAAGCAACATTGTTCACACTACTCGCCGTGTCTGACGTGATTTGCGACGCAGACGCTGCACCAAGAATCAAGGCAAAAATCTATTTATCTATATATGTACCGGTATTACCTAAAGCTGGTGGCTGCTGTTGCACTTGCACCACTATACTGTGATCAAGATTATAGTGATAGCATTTGGAACTCCTTTTTATTTCTCCCTTTCCAATGTTCACATTATAGTGATAGCTGCTGACCACAGCATGTGCACTTTGACATCAAAGATTGCAACACTGTGATATCCCAGATGGGTGTGTGGTCATATTACGAACAGGGTGAGGACACTAAATCTTCATCTAAAACATGGTCACTAACAATCAGTTCAACAGTCCTGAAGATAAGGATAGATCTTTACAGGTTACGTCGctgtattgtactccctccgttcctaaatatttgtctttctagcatttcaaatggactaccacatgcggatgtatgtagacatattttaaaatgtatattcactcatttgctccgtct is a genomic window containing:
- the LOC123094218 gene encoding uncharacterized protein; translation: MEIESVKCECCGLREDCTQDYIASVRGSFYGQWLCGLCCEAVRDEAGRKKQAHPGVEEAVRAHMAFCKKFKSNPAVRVADGMRQMLRRRSGDLSKPPGSSSSSSKYGTAQVGDDSSVSLY